In the Tribolium castaneum strain GA2 chromosome 1, icTriCast1.1, whole genome shotgun sequence genome, one interval contains:
- the LOC655108 gene encoding ribosome biogenesis protein SLX9 homolog translates to MGKVRRQRKKFHLEASPQAPKPQETPIAGPVSELVIKPQENIFEGLRIDFDSLNKNLDDVRSVKSFKSVKSESGKSLSKKEKLKLRREMLMKKFEVMNQEKLRDKRKKTPVVGDMNPLHDALPSLESLLKSRSSIPFKQNAQPKKKKGIEKNKKIKKNQLQGIKMFQHIMKNKQFVKNPKRVIDQHVKTLLEQEKKS, encoded by the coding sequence AAGTTTCACTTGGAGGCCTCGCCGCAAGCCCCCAAGCCCCAAGAGACACCCATCGCAGGCCCGGTCTCAGAATTGGTTATCAAGCCccaggaaaatattttcgagGGGCTTCGCATCGATTTTGATTCACTAAACAAGAACCTTGATGATGTGAGAAGTGTGAAATCGTTTAAATCTGTAAAGTCCGAATCTGGGAAAAGTCTTTCCAAGAAAGAGAAGTTAAAGTTGCGCCGAGAAATGCTTATGAAAAAGTTTGAAGTAATGAACCAGGAAAAATTACGCGACAAGAGGAAGAAAACGCCGGTGGTTGGTGATATGAATCCGCTTCATGATGCCTTACCTTCGTTGGAAAGTTTGTTGAAAAGTAGGAGCAGTATtccatttaaacaaaatgcgcaaccaaagaagaaaaaagggATTgagaagaacaaaaaaattaagaagaatCAGTTGCAAGGAATCAAGATGTTCCAGCATATTATGAAGAATAAACAGTTTGTGAAAAATCCCAAACGAGTGATAGACCAACATGTTAAGACTTTGTTAGAACAGGAAAAAAAGagttaa